In the Desulfitobacterium hafniense DCB-2 genome, TAGCCATCGGCTGTTTGCAGCATTCCTTCAGAATTCAGTTGCAGCTGTCCATTACGGGTGTAGCGCTCACCGTTGGGGGTATCCACCACCAAGAAAACTTCCTCAGCAGTGAGGGCCAGATCCGTAGGAATGTCCGTGGTTTGCAGAACTCCCTGAACATTCATCCGCGTAATCTGATCGACGACAACCCCGGTACCTATACCGCCGATTAATGTATTGCCCGGGATTTCGTTTTCCGTGTTTGTTCTCATCATGAGCATTTCGGGAAAGGCTTTATTGCTGGACTCCTCCCCTTTATAACCCGGAGTCCTGATATTTGCGACGTTATCCGCGATAATCTCGCTTTGGGTCTGAGCAGCAAGCATTCCCGCCGCCCCTGTATATAATCCTTTAATCATGGATCGTCACCTTCATCATCTTTCTATCGCACAAAGTTTTACTTTTGGGTGATCACGGTACGCAGATGGGATAATTGTGCGGAAATTGCCCGGGTGACGGAATTATAATAAATCCCGTTTTCAGCCACATTGACCATTTCCTTATCGATATCCACATTATTGCCGTCGTTTCGATAGGTCGTTCCTTGATCTTGCACAACCCCACTGGAATTAAATCCAGTTTTTTGGAGATGACGCTCTGATGTTACTTTAAGGGGGAGCTCCCCTCCGGTCTGACCCATAGCTTCACCAAGGAGCAGGTCAAAATCCACATCAGAACGTTTAAAATCCGGGGTATCCACATTGGCAACATTATTCGCCAGGACTTTATACCTCAGACTGGATGCATCAAGACTTTTTTCCAGAATATTAATAACCGGTGTATTCAACCAATCCGACATCTAATTTACCTCCTTAAGGAGTTAGCCATGCTCCACATTTGGTCCCCGTTGGTAATCATACGGGCATTGAGCTGATAGGCCCTCTGCACCTGGATCATCTCCGTCATGGCTGAAGCAAGGTTCACATTGGATTGTTCCAAAGATTGGGTCTTGAGCTTACCCAAGGTCCGTTCTTCCACCTGACTGCCCGGCGTGCCAACCAATTCGTCCCCGGTCACTCCGGCCGCGTCGGGAGCAAAATAGAGATTATCTCCGTCCCTGACTAACCCTTCCGGGTTAGCAAAGGTAATTATATTGATCTGCCCCAAAGTCTGGCGGCTTCCGTCAATAGTGGCACTAAGAATTCCTTCCGTGCTGATCTGAACATCTTCAGCCCCTTCCGGAACGGCAAAGGCTGTGGGTAAAATATCTCCATTCCAATCCAAGGGACGGCCCAATTCATCCATATCAATTGGTCCTACCGGGTACCCTTCTCCCTCCGGATCATTGACCACAACCCGGCCCAAAACTCTTTCCTCGTCATCGATAAATCCCGTGATATTGCCTGTCTCATCCACATACAAATCCATGGCATCGGCTGGAATCTTTACTTCCAGAATATAACCGTCGGAATTAACCAACTTGCCTTGACTGTCCAACTCAAAGTTTCCCACCCGGGTATAGCGGCTCTCCCCATTGGCTGTCCGCACAGGGAAGAAGCCTTCCCCGTCAATAGCCAGATCAAAGGGGTTCTCTGTCTCCCGAATGATTCCCTGCCGATAATCCGTGTCTATGGTCGGATAAATCACACCGGCTCCCACATCGATCCGCTCTCCCACAGGCTGTCCATTAAATTCACGTTCAGCCGGCCGCATTTCCGCAGCCAAAGCTTCGGCAAAATTCACCCGCTGAGCCTTATATCCCGGTGTATTGACATTGGACATATTATTGCCCAGTACATCCAAAGCTGTCTGCTGAGCCCGGACCCCAGTAGCTGCTGTATTCAGAATGCGCAAATCCTGTGCCTCCTCTCAGAAAAGAAATGCCGAAAAGGACTTTGGCATAAGGTTTTACCCTTATACCCAAGCCCTTAGCCTATTATCCGCGTTTAAGGTCGATCAGCTCCTGAAGCAGGGAGTCCGATACGGTGATTACCCGTGAATTAGCCTGGAATCCCCGCTGGGTAACGATCATATCCGTAAACTCCTGAGAGAGATCCACATTGGACATCTCTACGGAATTGGGAATGATATTTCCCCGTCCCGCTGTTCCAGCAGCACCGATGTCTGCTATACCGGAGTTGTTGGTTGCCGCATAAAAATTGTTACCAACATTCTGCAAGCCTGCATCATTGGCAAAGTTAGCAATGGCCAGCTGACCGATGCGACGGGACGCAGATCCTTTGCCATTGCTGTATATCCCGCTAATAATACCGTTGCCATCGATAGTGACTTCATCTAATTTTGCCCGGAGTCTCCCATCTACACCCTCAATCTCAACACCGGCAGATGGCGGAGCCGCATTCAAGGTTATTGTTCCCGTTTTTGGATCAAAGGAGCCATCGGTTATGTCCTCTAGATCAGCACCGACTAAGTCCGGATTCTCATAGACATAAACGCTTCCCTTTTGCACAAAATCCCCCGCCGGAATCGTAAGCTTATCGTAGTCAATATCGGTAATCTCAATGGCAGGAGGGTCCCCACTAGCTTCATCCGCCGGATCCTTAGTAAAGGTTATTTTACCCGTCGTTGAGTCAAGCGTTCCACCATCGGGAACTGTCGCTGAAGCACCGATTAATGCCGGATTGACATACTCATAGTTGCTCCCGTTCTGCACAAAATCTCCGAGATTAATCTTAATTATTCCCCCCTCAGGTTCAGGCGGGTATGAGCCTATATTGAACCGTAAGGGTGTCAGCGGTGCGCTTCCCCATTCGAGAATCTCCCTGTCATTAGCTCCCCACATTTGCCCCAGAACGAAAGCCCCTGTCCCCGGATCAGTGAGGTAGCCATTTTGATCCTGAGAGAAGGCGCCGGCCCGGCCGTAAACGATCTGTCCTGCATTCCTAAAGACAAAGAAACCTCTTCCATTAATCATGGCATCCGTACTTTTGCCTGTGTTCTGTGAGCTTCCAGTAGTCATGATCTGGTCGATGGAGCTCACCATGGAACCCAGGCCGACCTGTGCGGGGTTGGTTCCCCCTTGATTCGCTGAGGGCGATCCGGCCCCTTTCATAGTTTGGCTCAGCATGGTGGAGAAGGTGACACGGCTGCGCTTAAAGCCTGTGGTGTTGACATTGGCGATGTTATTGCCCACAACGTCCATTTTTATCTGGTGGTTTTTTAAACCTGAGATAGCTGAATACAAAGAACGTAGCATCGGGATATTCCCCCATTTCCTTTATTTAAACTTTTTCGTTCCACTGATATCCTCGTTAATCCTCGGGAATATCATCCTTAGGAATGTCATCCTCAGACGTATCATCTTCAGGTACAGGATCGGGGTCGGGGTCCGGCTCCTTAGGGTCGGCGACATAGGTGATGTCACTCATATCTACAGCAGCCTTACTTCCGTCCTCCAGGACCAATACCAACTGGGGATTGCCATTCAGCCATTGAACAGATTCGACGATCCCATTCACAAAGCCACTGCCATCGATATTCGCTCCTTCTACATGCTTGCCGATCAGAGCAGCTCCCTGACTGAGCAGAGAATTCTGGAATAGGGCCCCAAAGGCACCGACCAGGTTTTCCATGCTTTTAGACATGTTATTCATTTGCTCCAGGGAACTGAACTGAGCCATCTGGGTAATCATATCCTTGTTATCCATGGGTGAAAGCGGATCCTGATTGGTCAGTTCAGCAACCAACAGCTTCAGAAAATCATCCTTACCCAGAACCTCTTTTGTAGCGTCAGAGACTGCGCTGCTTTGTTTGGATTCTGAGGTGGAAGAGTATTTACTATAATTTGTATCAACTGTATTACCCATAGTTTCCTCCTAAGCCTTGATATTAATCCGACTAGCGCCTGGGATCACTTCATCATTGCTCAGTATTCTCTCAAGCTCTTCACTATTAAGCGACTCTAGAACATCATCGCCACTCTCCTGGGAGTGGCCTGAGCCTTCCCGGCCCTGATGTTCCTGTGCACCTTCTTTTTGCTCTCCTAAGCCCATCTCCATCTGTCCGCATTGGATGCCCAACTGAGTCAGACTGTCTCTCAGTTCAGACAGATTCTGTTGGAGGAGCTGTCCTGTTCCCCCATCCGAAGCCACGATGCGCAGATGAACTTGTCCCTCATCCCAATTCATGGCGATATTAATTGCTCCTAAATGGGCGGGGTGTAGTTGAATGGTCAATTCGCGAAGTTGGGGGCGGGCCAGATAAGCCTTGTCAAAGATGTCCCGGGCTACTTGGGTCCATATGGGCTGATCACCTTTATCGGCAACTTTCCCTTGGACTTGAGCGATATCTTTGGCTTGATGGGTTAGATTGCCTGCTGCAACATCCGGTAAAATAGATTTGTTCCCCTTATTTGTTTCTATAGGCTGTTCATCATCCTGAAGTCCTTTGGCAACTGTCCCTTTCGCAGAAACCAAGCCGCTTTCTGCCAGCTTTTCTTCCAATGCGCTATGGGGTGATGCGGTGCTTTTGGCTGCTTCTTGTTTTAAGAGCATATTATCCTCGGAATTCTCCTGATTCAAGCTGAGAATCTCCGGGTTCTTAGCCGTTCTTCCTTCAGGCCCATTACCAACTCCAGGCTTAACCTGATTCTCATCTAATCCAGTCTCATCTGATCCTGTTCCATCGGGATCAGATTTCGACTTACCTAATAAGGCTGCCAGCAATGTCCCCTGATTAACCTGGACAAACGTATTTGCTGCTGTTTTTGCTGTGTCTGTCAGGGTCATGTCAGTTGGCACTGTATTCATTGGTGCAGCATCTGTCTTGGCCTGAGTCGCCATTACACTGGGCTCTTGTCCTTCGCCATCCATGGTGATAAATAAACCACTGTTATAGCGCTGGGCAGCAAGTTCTGATTTCTGCTGGGCTAAAGGATTAGCCTCAGCTTGATTCTGGGGCTTAAGCTTCATTTCCCCTGACATTTCTTTAAGTAAATTGGATATCACGTTCTTATATAAATCCAACTCCGACTGGGGGAAAATCTTCCCCTGAGGCTGTTCTGTCATCCCTGACAGCTGTACATCCTCTAATATGCCTGAAGAGTAGTTGGCTGGGAGGGCTTGATTTCGTAGTGCATCGAGCTGGGTCATGAGAGTCTTCAGTTGCTCAGAATTGACTCCCTGTTCCCCTTCTCCTTGCAAGCCTTGTACGAAAACCTCTTGGAAACCTTCGTTTCCTTGAAGTATCCCCATAAGTCCTTGTAACCCATCCAAACCCAATAAGGCGTGACGTCCGGAATTGGCATCCTTGCCTGCCGGTTCCTGACTCTGGTTGCCAGAGTCCTGTCCCTGTCCACCGACTTGGTTCAGCCAACCGCCAAAGATTGCTGCAAACATCATCGCAGCTGAATCTGCACCTGACTGTGAACCACTTGTAAAGGGAGATCCATCTTCAGTGCTTGTGATGGCTCCCCGAGTGGATAGGGCATTAATTCCTGTCATGGCATCACCTCCACCAATACTGAATCTATATAGCTTATCGGCAAAAACCTGGTAAAACTTTAATTTTTTTTGCATCAATAAGCATCATATAAAAAACGGTACCTGTCCCCATTTTTCACCCATTAGAATAAATTCTTCTTTTGGCGGCTGAGGCGGCCTCTTAGGCGCAGGATGGCTTGGGAATGAAGCTGGGAGATTCTTGATTCCGAAAGTTTCATAATCACAGCGATTTCTTTCAGGGTAAGGTCTTCCTGATAATAT is a window encoding:
- the flgF gene encoding flagellar basal-body rod protein FlgF, whose translation is MIKGLYTGAAGMLAAQTQSEIIADNVANIRTPGYKGEESSNKAFPEMLMMRTNTENEIPGNTLIGGIGTGVVVDQITRMNVQGVLQTTDIPTDLALTAEEVFLVVDTPNGERYTRNGQLQLNSEGMLQTADGYPVLGEEGPIGPLSKNFQVDAQGGITDQGVTMDRLRLVQIPAVGLLREGQSLYASNQPVQDFAGNEAVLQGTLEGSNVNLPGQMVKMITVMRAYEANQKVIQTHDATLEKAVNEIGRIV
- a CDS encoding flagellar hook protein FlgE; this encodes MLRSLYSAISGLKNHQIKMDVVGNNIANVNTTGFKRSRVTFSTMLSQTMKGAGSPSANQGGTNPAQVGLGSMVSSIDQIMTTGSSQNTGKSTDAMINGRGFFVFRNAGQIVYGRAGAFSQDQNGYLTDPGTGAFVLGQMWGANDREILEWGSAPLTPLRFNIGSYPPEPEGGIIKINLGDFVQNGSNYEYVNPALIGASATVPDGGTLDSTTGKITFTKDPADEASGDPPAIEITDIDYDKLTIPAGDFVQKGSVYVYENPDLVGADLEDITDGSFDPKTGTITLNAAPPSAGVEIEGVDGRLRAKLDEVTIDGNGIISGIYSNGKGSASRRIGQLAIANFANDAGLQNVGNNFYAATNNSGIADIGAAGTAGRGNIIPNSVEMSNVDLSQEFTDMIVTQRGFQANSRVITVSDSLLQELIDLKRG
- the flgB gene encoding flagellar basal body rod protein FlgB, with the protein product MSDWLNTPVINILEKSLDASSLRYKVLANNVANVDTPDFKRSDVDFDLLLGEAMGQTGGELPLKVTSERHLQKTGFNSSGVVQDQGTTYRNDGNNVDIDKEMVNVAENGIYYNSVTRAISAQLSHLRTVITQK
- a CDS encoding flagellar hook capping FlgD N-terminal domain-containing protein, with the protein product MGNTVDTNYSKYSSTSESKQSSAVSDATKEVLGKDDFLKLLVAELTNQDPLSPMDNKDMITQMAQFSSLEQMNNMSKSMENLVGAFGALFQNSLLSQGAALIGKHVEGANIDGSGFVNGIVESVQWLNGNPQLVLVLEDGSKAAVDMSDITYVADPKEPDPDPDPVPEDDTSEDDIPKDDIPED
- a CDS encoding flagellar hook-length control protein FliK — its product is MTGINALSTRGAITSTEDGSPFTSGSQSGADSAAMMFAAIFGGWLNQVGGQGQDSGNQSQEPAGKDANSGRHALLGLDGLQGLMGILQGNEGFQEVFVQGLQGEGEQGVNSEQLKTLMTQLDALRNQALPANYSSGILEDVQLSGMTEQPQGKIFPQSELDLYKNVISNLLKEMSGEMKLKPQNQAEANPLAQQKSELAAQRYNSGLFITMDGEGQEPSVMATQAKTDAAPMNTVPTDMTLTDTAKTAANTFVQVNQGTLLAALLGKSKSDPDGTGSDETGLDENQVKPGVGNGPEGRTAKNPEILSLNQENSEDNMLLKQEAAKSTASPHSALEEKLAESGLVSAKGTVAKGLQDDEQPIETNKGNKSILPDVAAGNLTHQAKDIAQVQGKVADKGDQPIWTQVARDIFDKAYLARPQLRELTIQLHPAHLGAINIAMNWDEGQVHLRIVASDGGTGQLLQQNLSELRDSLTQLGIQCGQMEMGLGEQKEGAQEHQGREGSGHSQESGDDVLESLNSEELERILSNDEVIPGASRINIKA
- a CDS encoding flagellar hook-basal body protein, with protein sequence MRILNTAATGVRAQQTALDVLGNNMSNVNTPGYKAQRVNFAEALAAEMRPAEREFNGQPVGERIDVGAGVIYPTIDTDYRQGIIRETENPFDLAIDGEGFFPVRTANGESRYTRVGNFELDSQGKLVNSDGYILEVKIPADAMDLYVDETGNITGFIDDEERVLGRVVVNDPEGEGYPVGPIDMDELGRPLDWNGDILPTAFAVPEGAEDVQISTEGILSATIDGSRQTLGQINIITFANPEGLVRDGDNLYFAPDAAGVTGDELVGTPGSQVEERTLGKLKTQSLEQSNVNLASAMTEMIQVQRAYQLNARMITNGDQMWSMANSLRR